The genome window TTAGGTTAGTTTATGGAAAATGAGATCGATGTGAGTTTTCCTTTAGTAAGACACAAAAAAGCTTCAGCagaaaaagtgtttgtgttaatTTACTGACATCACACATCCTGCAATGTGACTGTTGCACACATTGGGATGTCAATGCCAAAACAATTTATTGTGCCGTTTTTAAACTTTACTTCACTTAACTTAAAATTTGATCGTCAGTTGTATTCACCATTTGAGCCTCTAAAACAGTGATCATATGAGAGAAACAACCTAAACTATCCACACTGCCATTACACTGATTTATAAAACTAAGATTTACTCACTTCAGCATCCATTCTCTTGAGGTCTTGTATCAGTAGTGGCTGATTTTTAATCAGGATTTCATAGAACATATCTTTTCCTTGAACTCCACTGGATTTCAGTGGCCCGCTGATGAGCTCCCTCATCTTCTCCTCAGCAGTGGACAGAGTCTTGATCTTTTCACAACTCTCTTGTTGGATGACATTTTGGCGGAGGAGCTCATCCAAAATGGGTTCAACTTTGCTCACTCTCTTGATCAGCTCAGACTGATGTTTATCCACAAAGTGTTCATCTGAGGAAAGAAGGTAAAAATTTATCTACAATGACTGAGGCTTGTTGTCGACAACCTGAACTCTGTGGGtaacagacatttaaaataaatgtttgtgtgtttctcaaacttgaggtaaatgtgttggatgcatattgtctttttaatgaaaaagagtcaaggggaatgcaatacccagccacagactggagctgaatctgagttgccgcaagaaggaccattttggtgtgccaccctaagattttcactggccccatcCGGTCCCcctatgaaaatgttctgggggcgccactgAACTGAATATATTTAATACCTGTGCACCTACCTTCTGCCATCACATCAGTCGCTGCTGCTGAGAATCAAGCAGCTGCAAAGaatttaagaaaataatttgaCTTCAACATAATGTGTTGTTCTGCATTTTTCGCATACCTCTGTCGTCTCCTATGCACATAAATGagtcaaaataacacaaatatttcACTTCAAGTGATAtgaaagagaaaagcagaaaatccacAGTTGAGAAGCTTAAAcaagagaacatttctgctgattctctcgctctcacacacacacacacacacacacacacactattaacGGCAACTGTCGTCAATAACAACTCAACCGTCGCGTTAAACCGCTTTATAAAACTAGCTAACCGTTAGCTCGCACCGTAGGTTAGAAATAAGAACGTTAGCAAAGTGAAGGCTAGCTAATTAAAAAACGTCTCATTAGTGTCAGACTTAGTAGAAGTAGAGCCCTGGCAGTCAAAGTGATAAAACGCAGGCTAACTCATGTTATGATTTATTACCTTATAATAAGTTCAGTTGTTCGTCCACTTTTGTTAAACTGACGAAAACCGttcaaagttttatttaaaaacagtttaacTGTGAAGCAGCTCTGCTCCCCGGTGTTAACAAGTCTTCAACCTGCACTGGAAATAAAACTCACCtggtgtctctctttctttaactCTTCCAGTTTCTGTATGTCGGTGTTTGTTTCAGTAACGTTATCTCTGAAGATTTGAAAGCAGAATAAGTTCTATAAATTCATAAATCCAGACACTCTTTTACCTTCAGCTCGTTCAGCAGcctgaagaggaggatgaactAGTCTCCTCTTGTCTGAAGTGATCCGTTGACAGTTATGTGTCATCCTCTCATCGAACCAACACCCATTCTACTGGATATGGTCAAACCTGTCGAGCACAGTCCATTTAATACAGAATATTATAAATAAAGGTGCAGTTCATCCAAATCAGTTCAGCAGAGTATTTGATCTTAGAGACATGGATCCTGCCAAAAAACACTAAGACTAAAATCAAAAACTTTACACTGTCCTTCCAACAACTGGAACAAGGGTTCAAACAAAACGATATAAATAATGTATCTGATGAACTGAACTCTCATGTGGATACTATTTTATTcacatctttatctttatctcttgtttccattcatgctatATTTCTCTTTCTACTTTGCACGGAGCATCTGGACAAAAACTATTTCCCCCTGGGGATTAATAaggtattctgattctgatttaaaTAGAAACCTGAACATGCGCTCATTAATACAACTCTCATAATGTGCAAATTGTTACATACACAAAGCAACTTTATGACAACCTCAGATATTTTCAGTGCTGTTTGTAATAATAACAGACTGTTTTGTAAATCCCTGAAATATATGAACTTGAAATCTGACAATGAACTGCTGAGATGTGCACAATCATCCAAAAAAACTTGAATGTTTACCTTTAATTCACACTGAAGACTATCTATGTATTTAATTatcttttatataaatattatattattttgttttctcccACTCAGCACATGTCCagttgtattctgtttttacacaATTGTTGAAGCGCCTTGTTTTGTAATtatcttgtttcattttttagatgttttatactactgaaacagaatatatatattttcattcagGCTGTGTTTGTATTCACTCCTCAAAAAACCTGAAGTCCATTTTCAaacaatataaaagaaaaatgcaactTTTCATTATAGGTGTATCAAACAGATCTGCTCTTGTTGGAACCACTTGTGGTTTAAGGAGGTGACATGATCATATCAAAAAAAGGGCACACACAATTTCTAAACTCTATCACACTATACTTGCTGCATATACTATATTTAAAGACACTTACTCAAAATTCAGGAGCCACgcattttatttcaaatttgaAAAGTAGACAACATTTTGAACAATCCACCAAAAGTAAACTTTATTTAATTGGCCAGCATAAAAGTAATTAAACAAGATAAACACAAtcgttttggggtttttttggcaTTATTGGCATCATGAAAGTGACTAAAAACACTCATTTCATTTGttactttgataaaaaacaGTTTCGGTGAGACGCTTCAGTCGTCTCTGACATGATTGATTACATTTTCTCATTCTGGTTTTAAACCTTACGTGAACTCTTCTCTCATCAAAATGAAGTACTTAAATGAGCATCGCCAATCAGGACATTGAAGGCACCACACACCTTATACATTTTAACTAATTTAACAGTAAAATTAAGGGCCCCAGCTCtgattaaacaataaaatgcagtGGAAAAAACAAGTAATTTTTGTAAAGAAAACCCCCACAGACAGCACTAACATAACGTGTGACATTATTATGTTTAAAGACATATTGTGGTCAGGTAGACTGTGTATTTGGTCCCAAAATCAATTCCCCCACcatattcacttttttttcttgaggtCATCAATGAGCCATTTCTCCTTTCCCTCAAGGATTTCGTAGAATTTGTCTTTGGCTCGAGCAACTTTCAGGGACTTGTAGAGCCTCCTCATCTGCTTCTGAGAGGTTGGCAGGGCCGAGATTTCATCATAAGTCTCCTGGTCGATGACTTCCTTGGCGAGGAGCTGATCCAAAATTTGTGGAATATTGGTCACCCTCTGGATCAGCTCTTCTCTGTACTTATCCACGAAGAGCGCTcctgaagagagagggaaaaagtgACCGCCTGGATTTGAATATAATGAAGCCAAGTTACTCCTGGCTCCAAAGAACAGGTGACTGAAATAAATCGTGAATTGCAGtgtaatgagatcaaataaTCACAAATCACATGTCTCATACAGCAGTAATGAAGAGGAACAGTGACCCATCAAGTGTTCGTTCTAACGCTTTaggataaacaaacacatttatttttaaataacagGTTTTGGAATTTAACTACATCTGAAAGAATAAGCTCTACATTTTTATGTtctaaatgacattttaagtttttcaGATGACATCTGGGGAAAAAACACTTGCTGGCTTTCAGGCTGAGAGTGAGatgagaagaaatttaaataaaaacatatctaGAAACTATGCTAAATACTAAGATAGGAGACAGCTTGCAAAGTTAGCAAGAACGCTAGAAACATGGGACAACAAGCAGCCTGTCCAAAGTTTTTGGTTATTTGTCGCGATCAAACAAACATGATATAACGTGTTAATTTGTGGGTTTTACAGCCCTGACACACTGAAGTGGCAATATTAGCCAGAGCGGTGTGAAAATGatttaacataaaaacagattGTATATCCGCCGTCTCAAGTCTTCAGGTTTCCCCTTTCGCTCACGGTGTGCCCGGTTTCTTTAACTTTGCACAGAGACCATCTGGCTGTTTCCCCTTACCTCACATCtaaatgctaagctaactgtctcttcttctcatctaactataagaaagaaggaaaaagcaGTATTCCCCAAAAAGTCAAACTCTTCATCTAAATTCAGTAATACCACGCAGCACATATCAGCAGCCACGGTTTCTGTCATTACAATTGAGCCTGTACTATAGAAAGTACTTAGAAATACAGCTGACATATTTCTACCTGTGAACTTACCGTCTGCCTCAGGAGTCACATGGTCTGCTCCAGCTGAGGCTCCTGCAGCTGAcacaaaaagaaggaaaataaaattgCTTAACAAAGGACTGGACTTAGACTAGATTATCtttacacacaatacacacagcAAACAGATGGCTAGTATGGATACAGACTTTGTCTCTCCAAAGCTCTGGCTGCACTTCAACTTTCACTGATAATACTTGtgatattctattctatatttTCGAccaaataataacaataacaccCTGTCATAGTGCCCATTTGTTCCTACCGCGGGTGTAAATCAATTTATAGgtatagaaaaatgtaaaataatgctTCTGTTTCTGACCATTTTCAGCAACAAATTTTGTGCTAGTTGAACTTAAAGGCAGCGTGATGGTGTTTGTGACATCAACTCGAAATAAACTAAAGTAGTGATGAAGAATCATGTCACTGGGCTGCAAACCGTAAAATCTCTCCTCTATatgttattttaacattttgtgcATAGGTATTTCTTTGATATTGTTGTTTTGACACTAAATCTGTTGCACCTTCTTGTGCTGCTTTTATGTTTCTGTGGGCTGAAGACAGTTTTTCTGGTGGAAAAtagattttcttatttattctgTTCTTCTATTCTACTCTGGAAAGACAAATTAATTGGAGAAAGATGAAGCTTAATGTGAAATTCAGCAACAGTGCAACTCGTTACAGCTAATCTGTATCTGTAATGTCTTgtggtaaaaacaaaacaaccgaTACAACTCACATTGACTGGAACCAGCTTTTGAGGTCAGTTCCTTCGTGTCTGCAACTGCAAAAATAGGAAGACAGCGTTAGATTGTGATTGAAAAAATATGTCTGCAGGTCCTGAAAAACATAATTAACTTAGCATTTTTACACTTCTGGTTCCCTCATGTCAAAGGCAGTGTTTTTCCTGAATGGATTTAATAGATTAATAGATTTTTAGATTTTGTTCAATGATATAAAATACGTCAGTAAATATTGTTCATGTGACGACCTGAATGTCAGAGAACCATGTTGGACTTAACACAGTGAAGCTCTTCAGCCTTAATGAAGTCCAAAACGAGTCGAATCTGTGATGTTTCCTCCACTGGATTACTGGATACAGTACTTGTactttcttatttattttctctcttaaCAGCATCTTTAAACCACCTctgagttgttttgttttgtgaagtGATTATAGTGCAGGGACTTGGACTTTGATCTTGACTGTGGCAGCTCCCATCCCATTTAAAATCCTGTTCCACCAGTTATCCAGTTATGTACACCTGGTCTATGCGGAATATACTTTGCATAACACAATGCACAACTGATATTGAGAGAGTAATGTAACCGTTGGTATTGCACATGaaattgacagcagtaatgcacataggtgacaaacagccatcAGTACTGCACACCTGGAGCTGCTGGTTTTCTCCATGAAGTTTTTTAATTGCcttaaaaatgtcctctcctCGCATGCGTTCTTCCATGTGTAGTCGCCAGAGGAGGGCGGGGTTATAAATTAGGGCAGGCAGATTTAAGGATGCCCTAATCAGGCGGATAGGTTGCTGTCTGTCTGGAGTCCTCACCAGCTAATTTGCGGCAGGCTGGTGGGGAGGATGTGAGAGCACTAATGACTCGTTTTGGAGCCGTTCTGGGAGGTATGTTTATCTCATTTGGCAGTTtgggtgtatgtgtgcatgtgttaatGCTGACCATATTGCATGTTTGTTGCCACTAAAACAGTTGCAGGGGAGAAGCGAACCAACGAGCGTCGGGTAGATCAGTGTGTGCACCCTGCGACAGTCTGTGTGGTATGTGTTGCTTGCATTgtagttttgtattttaatattaCAAGGTGGATGTGTCATAGCTTGTATGTCGCACTGCTTGCTTGCTATATGTTTGGTGTTGTAGGTGCATGAGGAGCAGCAGTGTATGGCCTGACTGctgttccttttcctcttcccattttttgtttggttgaAGTGTTTGGTTGAACAGCTATCGCTGAGCGGGATTGCGCTCCTTTGTATGGCCTCGTGTCAAGATACACAGAGCGGAGCTGTTCAGCCGAGCTGtcatttacttttgttttgtttgtttgaccaCTCTCCCACCTACTGATCAGGTTAAGCAGTCAGCTTTAAGTATCCAAATGTGCTCAACCTGCCTTAAAACGAGGGGCTTAGGGGGTTTGCTGTGTACGCCGGCAGGAGTTGCATTTTGAGTGTGTGCAGTGGATATGGTTGCTCTATAGAGGTGCCGTGTTATAATTACTGCCAGGTGCGTGTGTGTAACATCATTAGTCACTGTTTTGTTTATCGCCTCGCTCGCCTGCAGTAAGCCCGAGGGAACCAAGGCCGGCTGTGAACCTGATCATTAGGGGAGATGTTATAGTCACTGTTGCTCGTGACACTACTTTTATATGTGCCAATAAATAATTAGACTTGAGCCTAACTTTTGTGTGAATAAAGGAACAAGTGTTTTAAAACTTTATACTGGAGTTCTGCCTCATCTTTCGAACAGAGGGTAACACATGGGCAGTAATGTTAATAGCTCCTCTTTTGCAGTCACATCTGTAAACACTatccaaataaaaatgcacagcTGGGCTGTATCGCTGGTGTCTGTAGACTCGTCTAACTGCACTGAGAAACACTCAGTCTGCAATGTCtctctgaagctgctgtgtcaaaTCCTCGGCCATTACTTCACAGCGCAGTGTAATTGTACTTCTTGATAGCTGAAGAGCTTTGATTAATGATGATATTTCTAGTTAGTTTTTTAAATCCTGAAACAAGGAGTCAGCTGCCTCAACGAAGGCCTCTTTTATCATCTCTCTATCTTGGAAGGACTCCTCATGCTTAATAATAGTGATACACCCATAACCATGCTTTGGTGTCGGCCTTTGCTTGTGAATTCCGCTCAGTGAAAATCGACTGCTGTCCGATTAAGTGTGATTTTAGTTCCCTCATCCTTCTCTTTCTCAGCTCGCTTTTCAGAGGGAAGTGagtgttgtactttttatgaaCAGTTCGAAAGTGCCTCAACATTCCCCTTCTTCGGAATAGTGATGGTAGTTTgacaaatgcacattttttttttttttttatatctcttCTTTTATCAGTTGAAGCCTCTAACCAGGATACTTGACTCTTGTGTTTTGCAGTAGCCAGCGCGTTTGCGCATGTGACCCTACAAGAACAGATCTCAGACTGGCCAACCTGTATGTCAATCAGGCGGCATAGACTCCACTTGGCCTTTCaaagattcatttattttcctacTGCTTAATctagaaacaaaaaaagggatGTCATGCGATCTACCCTCACTACCTTTGTGATCTACCGGTCATCACGATCTACATATTGGGGACCCTGTCGGTCATTATAAATAAATGGTGATACCAACCTAATATCAGCCGATATGTCGGCCCACCTATCGGTCGGGCTCTAATTTCCAGTAGTTTGCCCCACACATTAGTATTGAAGCGTTGATCTGTTTGCACTGTTAGGGCGGCCCAACGGTGTGAGACTTTCATGGTACCATTTCTGTCTCAGAAATGATCAGTTGTAGAGTATTACGCAGTTGTTGACTTAGGCCTACTATtgcaaaaagtaaaacatttgtgaaaaaagtagtataaagtcttTATTGACTGCTaaactgcatgtaatctgataaatgacCTCCACTGATGTCACTCGGTGGatacagtgacatcactggaggcatcAGACTTTGAGGCTGCTTTACAGCAGAGACTTTCTACTAttgcctagaaggactttgTTTACAGTAAGGTGATGTAATATTCTGAGCTTGCTTGAAATCTCAGCCTGTGGGAAACATTGAGCAACTGAGTGACGTCGCTGGAGGCATTTTGCAGAGTATATGTACAGCCTCCTCTGGAACCACAAGAGCTTTGTACTACTTTTTTCATACATGTAAAATCAAtccacaagacctgtaaacacactttaaatgtGTGCAAATTGTTGGAGCTGCCCTTTAGGGGTGAACAGCCTCGAGAGGAAACAACAGGGGGCGCTCATGACGCACACAAGCAAGGGTCCGAACTAACACCAACTACATAAACTATGTAAAAGGACTTTCTTTTCGTTACTTTCTTACAGTAATATTGCGTCGGTAAGCTGTTCTGTATAAAACACACCTCAGAAATCATACAGGGTGTCAGCTGACTGCAGTTCCCAGGACTTCACCACATGGCTGCTCCAAagtgaaagtatttttttttaaaaaaggaagcgGGCTCGTTCAAATGACTTTTTCACTCTGATTGTCCAACTTCGTTAATATCTACATGTACTTGAATGCCTTTACGATTTTGTTGTTGAAGAAACCCTGCACGGCGCTTGGAAGTTTCTGTACAAGTGCAGCAGAGAGTCACTTACCGAGGGCGTCTGCTTTTTTCTTGCAGCCAATATCATTCAGCAGCTCAACAACCACGTCGAGAGCTTCGTCACCAAAGTTTGTGTCTATAACCTGTGTGACAGCCAGATAGTCTTTTCCCTCCAGACTGCTGGTTGGGATCTCCTTCTCGACGTTCAGCTGATCCTTGAACTCGCCCAATTCCCCCGCTGTCAGGTTCTTCAGACAGTTTTTTATCGCCATTCTGATGGTTCTGGGAGCCATTTTTCACCAAGAGATCTCAGCCCGCCGTTCTCGTTAATATGAACTCCTTTCTTCTGCCTCACGTTACTGCTCCCTAACCCTCCctcagagggaggaggatgaAACGCATCGAGGACGTCATATCACATCATCAGATGCAGTGAAGGTGTTGGCGCCAAACAGGAAACAACCAGTACACGCATGCCTGGAACCAGCTGTGCTGCATgttaggggtgggcgatactgcaaattttggtaccgatccgataccaagtaattacagggccagtattgccgatactgatactttttacttgaaaattcctgatcattgaatgattttgtacttttgccttttaattagttgatcatgataataataaaacacaggattttagccaaataagaaaataatatttaacataattaaatctataacctatctgcatgtagcctaaataggaatactaatgttccttcaacagatacacaaaataGTAATTTTACattgccatattcatacttcaggtttgaggtaggctaTATATGGTAATATAAGCATATATGTTTGAGTTACAGTAAAACAATTAAGGGGCACAGTGAACCTGAgcgagagaggtggagaggagcgctacgcataaggactgagagacgctgcgatcacacaaactctgtgaagaaatatgaGTGATTTGCTGATCTtgtagaagagaaactacaacaaaaatatcaatatcatcatgctagtatcgatccgataccaatactcaccttggtatcgattctatcgatatttggatcgatccgcccacccctactgcATGTGTCACCCGAATAGTATCTCTGTTCATCACACTTGCATACATTTTGATAATATCactcaggaaaaaaacacattcacactgtGTCTTTTCAACACCTTTGCGGAAACAAAACATGCCCAGAGAGCCAGAATGATGAAAgtcttttttaacttttttaagGTAGGTTCAATGTCGTCCACAGAACTTATTGCGGGTGAAaattaaagcatttttaaatgttttttctgcagCAGGATTCATATCGTGACCTCAACCTCCACGAGATGTGCTCTTTACCAGTTGAGCTATTTATCAGCTTTATTCAATTCCATGTTTTGGCCATCCAAACTTCATCAAATAGCTTTGCCCCAAGGTTCATATGACCAGgactttgcatttaaaaaaaagggaacaaaacCTCTAGGTTTTGCTGCATGGAGTGAAATTTGGCTGTCATaaaaacttctttttttaaccacacTGTAGACGGCTGTGACTGAAGTTTAAAAAGCTGTCTAAATTAAACTCggaaaaactttaattttgaacCAGTGAAAGCTGAAAGACGTAGTTGGAGCCATTTTGATGATGGTGGAATCATGGTAGTCCACTTAATGTAGGACTAACAGATGTGGCACACAGTGAGGGTCTATGTTTTTTATTTGGGAGATGTTCTTTTTTGGGGTGTATAAGGTGAAATAAATAGATTGACATATCAGACCATAGTTTTTTGGCAACTTGACCAAAGAGCCAGGAAGCACGCCATCTACACCAGAGCCTCCTGCACATTACTGACCATAGAAACGGTGCGTCAACAATTAGTCAAAAACTTCCTCTGTATGGAGTTTGTTACACTCAGGGATAATCCGGATTTCCTGTTTGTTGTCCAGCAAAACAGATCGGGCTCGGagagcagaaccagaactgaCAGCAACTATGATCCTAGACAAGGACCTCGGGACCAGAACACAGAGCCAGAAACCAGAGAAGGGCAGAACTGGAAAGGGTGATCAGTGAAACTTACAGCAAAGTCATTGCTTTCTTAAAACAGGGATTTTGAAAAACTCAGAAAATCTAAACTAAATAAAGCTGCCATCTTAAAAGAGACAGTTCGAGGGCTGATGTGCCAGCCTGGTTCTAAAGCCCAAATAAAAAGCAACTTCAGCATATATCAGATGTTGATTACTGACACAAAAAGTGCACATACTCTGCTTGAGTTGTTACCCgtgaaagaaaagtaaaaacatgaaattcgaAAGTCAAAACTGTGAGTCCAAATGAATTTGCCCAGTGTcacaaaatgtttgacatgtgCAAGTGATGGAGCTGCTGAAAATGTTGAAGGTAacatggatgaaaatgaaatcTAGACAATGGACGCTGTTTTGTAAATCCCTGAAATATATAAACTCAACATCTGACAATGAACTGCTGAGATGTGCACAATTTTCTAAAATAACCTTGACTGTGTTTACCTTTAATTCACACTGAAGATCATCTATgcatttaattaatttcaatatatgaatattatattatgttttttCCCACTCAGCACATGTCCAGTTgtattcttttttaatacaaTTGTTGAAGTgtctttgtaattaattaatgcaCTTAAATTTAGGCATTGAAATGTCTTATACTACTGAAACAGAATATATATCTTTTCAATCAGGCTGTGTTTGTATGCACTCCTCAAAAAACCTGAAGTCCAGTTTCAaacaatataaaagaaaaatgcaactTTTCATTACAGGTGTATCAAACAGATCTGCTCTTGTTGAAACCTTACAAACTTGTGGTCATGAGTTGAGATgatcaaattaaacatttaaaaaaagaagagaacacACGATTTCTACTCTATGACACTATACTTGGTGTATATACTATTTTTAAAGACACTTACTcaaaaatcaacacattttacacattttatttcaaatttgaaaagtagaaaacattttgaacaaccCACCAAAAGTAAACTTGTTTTTATTGGGCAGCATAAAAGTTATTAAACAGgatgaaaacaatcttttttgcaTTACTGGTATCAtgaaagaggctaaaaacactAATTTCATTTGttactttgataaaaacagttttggtgAAAATTTGGTGACATTTTCTCATTCTGGTGTTAAACCTTATGTGAACTCTTATCTCATCAATATGAAGTAGTTAAATGAGCATCACCTATCAGGACACTGAAGGCACCACACATCTTATACATTTTAACTAATTTAACAGTAAAATTTAGGGGCACAGCTCtgatgaaacattaaaatgcagtggaaaaataaaaaaatgttgtaaagaAAACCCCCACAGACGGCATTAACACAACGTGTGACATTGCTATGTTTAAAAACATGTGTTCAGGTAGACTGTATATTTGGTCCAAAAATCTATTCCCTCACCATATTCACTCATTTTTCTTGAGGTCATCAATGAGATATTTCTGATTTTCAACAAGGATTTCATAGAAGATGTCTTTGCAGGCTGGAGCATTCAGGAAACTGTAGAGCTCCCTCATCTGCTCCTGAGGGGGTCGCAGAGCTCTGATATGATCATAAGTCTCCTGGTTGATGACTTTCTTGGTGAGGAGCTGATCCAAAATTTGTGCAATGGATTTCACTCTCTGGATCAGCTGGACTTTATGCTTATCCacaaagtgccctcctgaggaaagagggaaaaaattaCTGCCTGGATTTGAAGATATAATGAAGCCAAGTTACTCCTGGCTCCAAAGCACAGGTgactgaaataaatcaaaagtgaATAGCAGTGTATGGggatcaaataaaacacacgaGTCATACAGCAGTAATGACGAGGAACAGTGACCCATcaagtgttatttatttttaaataacagGTTTTGGATTTTAACTACATCTGAAAGAATAAGGTCTACATTTGACATATTTtctaaatgacattttataaagCTCTGATGACATCTGGGGCAAAACACTTGCTGGCTTTCCGGCTAAGAATGCGATGAGAAGAAAGATACGACCACAACATCTCTAGTAACTATATATTAGATTAAGCTAGGAGACAGCTTGAAAAGTTAGCACGAACACTGGAAACATGGGACGACAAGTAGCCTGTCCGAAGTTTCAGCTTTTTCACGTGATCAAACAAACGTGATATAACGTGTTAATTTGTGGGTTTTagggccctgacacaccaggcTGACGGTCGGCCATCTGTCAGTGTCGGGGGCGTCGGCGAGCAACGGTGTGTCCGGCACCATTGGCACAACTCTACCCTTGTCACCAGCTTTTCAGAAGTGGCAATATTAGCAAGAGTGGTGATGACAATGACATCGTTTTGACATGTGTGGGCcgttagaggtgctggtagcccgatttcttcttttatttaactttgCACAGAGACAGTCTGGCTGTTTCCTCTTGCCTCACATCTTAATGCGAAGCTCACTGTCTCCTATTCCTCTCATCTAACTATaggtaagaaggaaaaaagtaaatttccccaaaatgtcaaaatctaAATTCAGTAATACCACGCAGCACATATCAGCG of Sparus aurata chromosome 17, fSpaAur1.1, whole genome shotgun sequence contains these proteins:
- the LOC115567534 gene encoding uncharacterized protein LOC115567534; its protein translation is MAPRTIRMAIKNCLKNLTAGELGEFKDQLNVEKEIPTSSLEGKDYLAVTQVIDTNFGDEALDVVVELLNDIGCKKKADALVADTKELTSKAGSSQSAGASAGADHVTPEADGALFVDKYREELIQRVTNIPQILDQLLAKEVIDQETYDEISALPTSQKQMRRLYKSLKVARAKDKFYEILEGKEKWLIDDLKKKK